One segment of Theobroma cacao cultivar B97-61/B2 chromosome 9, Criollo_cocoa_genome_V2, whole genome shotgun sequence DNA contains the following:
- the LOC18588984 gene encoding acyl-protein thioesterase 2 codes for MSSGSGTTRTFEFGRTHVVRPKGNHQATIIWLHGLGDKGSSWSQLLETLPLPNIKWICPTAPTRPVAIFGGHPCTAWFDVGDLSGDGPDDLEGLDASAAHVANLLSTEPANIKLGIGGFSMGAATALYSATCHILGKYGNGNLYPVNLSAVVGLSGWLPCSRTLRNQMEGSIQAVRRAASLPILLCHGLGDDVVAYKHGEKSAQALNSVGFRNLMFRTYNGLGHYTIPEETDEVCNWLTARLGLQGSRS; via the exons ATGAGCTCTG GTAGTGGAACTACTAGAACTTTTGAGTTTGGGAGGACCCATGTGGTCAGACCTAAAGGGAACCACCAGGCTACAATAATTTGGCTGCATGGTCTTGGTGACAAGGGCTCAAG CTGGTCTCAGCTCTTGGAAACCCTACCCCTTCCAAAT ATTAAGTGGATTTGTCCAACTGCTCCTACCAGGCCAGTGGCAATATTTGGTGGACATCCTTGTACTGCAT GGTTTGATGTGGGAGATCTTTCAGGAGATGGTCCTGATGATTTGGAGGGTTTAGATGCTTCAGCAGCACATGTCGCCAATCTGTTGTCAACAGAGCCTGCTAATA TTAAACTTGGAATAGGTGGCTTTAGTATGGGTGCTGCAACTGCTCTCTACTCTGCAACCTGCCACATATTAGGGAAATATGGAAATGGAAACCTGTATCCGGTTAACTTAAGTGCAGTTGTTGGTCTAAGTGGTTGGCTTCCCTGTTCAAG GACCTTGAGGAACCAGATGGAAGGATCAATCCAGGCAGTGAGGCGTGCTGCATCCTTGCCCATTCTGCTGTGTCACGGCTTAG GTGATGATGTGGTTGCATACAAACATGGAGAGAAATCAGCACAGGCCTTAAATTCAGTTGGTTTCCGGAATCTCATGTTTAGAACCTATAATGG GCTCGGTCACTATACAATCCCAGAAGAAACTGATGAAGTCTGCAATTGGCTAACTGCAAGGTTGGGTCTTCAGGGGTCACGATCGTGA